The following proteins come from a genomic window of Candidatus Woesearchaeota archaeon:
- a CDS encoding Glu/Leu/Phe/Val dehydrogenase, with the protein MVEFDDFGPEMIIEYYHPRLKFHAVTVIDNTALGPAKGGIRMTGYVGVDEVSRLARAMTWKCALANLPFGGGKSGIMVDSKKITFQKKKEIVEAFTEYLSRIAPKYYVAAPDMYMAEQEMEWIAKKANNKNIVTGKPKKLGGIPHELGSTGFGVYHSTLVALQHMGLDPKKVTFAVEGFGNVGWFAAKFMCEKGAKMVAVSDSKGVLINHTGIDFKKLATLKKKSGSVINYGSGKVRKPEVILEVNADVLITAALPDLVQPKHVRKMKFKLIVEGSNIPMSHSTEYLLHQKRILVVPDFVANAGGVISSYVEYIGGTTDRMFQLVEGKVRKNTREVLELAANKKIAPRQAAMIIAKDRVLKKCKRCRV; encoded by the coding sequence ATGGTAGAATTTGATGATTTTGGTCCTGAAATGATTATTGAATATTATCATCCTCGACTTAAGTTTCATGCTGTAACTGTCATTGATAATACTGCGCTTGGTCCGGCAAAAGGCGGAATAAGAATGACCGGATATGTTGGGGTTGATGAAGTTTCTAGACTTGCAAGGGCAATGACTTGGAAATGCGCTTTAGCCAATTTACCTTTTGGTGGGGGGAAATCCGGAATTATGGTAGATAGTAAAAAGATTACATTTCAAAAAAAGAAGGAGATTGTTGAAGCTTTTACTGAATATTTGAGTAGGATAGCCCCTAAATATTACGTTGCTGCACCTGATATGTATATGGCTGAACAAGAAATGGAGTGGATAGCAAAAAAAGCCAATAATAAGAATATTGTTACAGGTAAACCTAAAAAGTTAGGCGGAATTCCGCATGAACTTGGAAGTACAGGTTTTGGTGTTTATCATTCAACACTCGTAGCGTTACAGCATATGGGTCTTGATCCGAAAAAAGTGACATTTGCGGTTGAAGGGTTTGGCAATGTTGGATGGTTTGCCGCTAAATTCATGTGCGAGAAAGGGGCAAAAATGGTGGCAGTATCAGATTCTAAAGGAGTATTAATTAATCATACCGGCATTGATTTTAAAAAACTTGCAACTCTAAAGAAAAAAAGCGGTTCAGTTATAAATTATGGTTCAGGTAAAGTGAGAAAGCCTGAAGTTATACTTGAGGTTAATGCTGATGTGTTGATTACTGCTGCTTTGCCTGATTTAGTTCAGCCTAAGCATGTAAGAAAAATGAAGTTTAAGTTAATTGTTGAAGGTTCAAATATCCCCATGTCGCATAGCACTGAATATTTATTGCATCAAAAGAGGATATTAGTTGTGCCGGATTTTGTCGCTAATGCTGGCGGAGTGATTAGTTCATATGTAGAATATATTGGCGGAACAACAGACCGAATGTTTCAACTTGTAGAAGGCAAGGTCCGAAAAAATACTCGCGAAGTTCTTGAATTGGCAGCTAATAAAAAAATTGCGCCAAGGCAAGCCGCAATGATAATTGCTAAAGACCGAGTATTGAAGAAATGTAAGAGATGCAGGGTCTGA
- a CDS encoding glycerophosphodiester phosphodiesterase family protein, which yields MEIVAHRGLVQDNIKENSLDSVKNALKYKINVLEIDLRKTKDNQIVLHHNREFIIGNQGYYIDQLTLKELKQLINITTLDEIFKFWGKNKIFLDIKVTGAEQEILSLIKKHKMEKYVVIDSFLPKVTKKFREIAPNLDCAAPFINKTWKGILWYPFYTFFFPRKAVKLKAKYIEVPAPLLKKSFIKKSHALNLKVVGFYFKKNIEIIKAINNQIDFLMLDTIEQIKFAKKLIKNK from the coding sequence ATGGAAATAGTTGCGCACCGTGGTTTGGTTCAAGATAATATCAAAGAAAATAGTCTTGATTCTGTTAAAAATGCATTAAAATATAAAATAAATGTCCTTGAGATTGATCTAAGAAAAACTAAAGATAACCAAATTGTACTGCACCACAATAGAGAATTTATCATCGGCAACCAAGGTTATTACATTGACCAGTTAACATTAAAAGAATTGAAACAATTAATCAATATCACAACATTGGATGAAATATTTAAATTTTGGGGCAAGAACAAAATATTCCTTGACATTAAAGTAACTGGCGCAGAACAAGAAATACTAAGCCTTATCAAGAAACATAAAATGGAAAAATATGTAGTAATTGACTCATTTTTACCCAAAGTTACTAAAAAGTTCAGGGAAATTGCTCCAAATTTAGACTGCGCAGCCCCATTCATAAACAAAACATGGAAAGGCATTCTCTGGTATCCGTTCTACACTTTTTTCTTTCCGCGGAAAGCTGTAAAACTGAAGGCAAAATACATTGAAGTGCCTGCGCCTCTTTTAAAAAAATCATTTATTAAAAAATCACATGCGTTAAATTTAAAAGTCGTAGGATTCTATTTCAAAAAAAATATTGAAATCATTAAAGCAATTAATAACCAAATTGATTTTTTAATGCTTGACACAATAGAGCAAATTAAATTTGCGAAAAAATTAATAAAAAATAAATAA